The DNA region AATCTGGAGACTGGCTGAAGAGTTCGAAGGCAAACTCAGCGCAACCGGCGCATGCGCCAAGCCTTCCATGGACCTTTCTTCCGATGCCAAGAAGCTGCGCCTCAAGGAACACGAGACCGTCAAGCGCGCCAGCCGTGACATGGAGAACAAATTCCAGTTCAACACCGTCATTGCCGCCACCATGGAGCTGGTCAACGAGATTTACTCTCTCAAAGACAAGCTCATGGAAAGCGAAGACGGCCGTTTCGCACTCTCTTCCGCATACAGCACCGTACTGACCGTGCTCTCCCCCATTGCCCCGCACATCTGCGAGGAACTCTGGGCTGCCATGGGATACGAAGGCTACATTGCCGAAGCAGCATGGCCCGAGCATGATGAAGCAGCACTGGTAACTGACGAAATCCTGATTATCATTCAGGTTAACGGTAAAATGCGCGGTAAACTCTCCGTGCCTGCTGCAGCTTCCAAGGAAGAAATTGAAAAAACAGCACTTGCCCACGAAAACGTGACCAAGCATACCGACGGCAAGACCGTCCGCAAGGTTATCGTCGTACCCGGCAAGTTGATTAATATTGTTGCAAATTAACCCTTCGGGGACCAGAGAGGGAAACTTTTGGAAAAAGTTTCCCTCTCTGGACTCTCCCTTCCAAACTTTTTATTATGGCTTCGCCGCTTCGGTTCTAAAGCTGAGACAAGGAGTTAATACCGTGGTTGTTGTAAAATCTGTGAAAAAGCTGGCTCTGCTTCTCTGTGTTGTTTTTGCTGTCTCCGCCTGCGGCTACCATAACTCTGAGACCGAGCCCAACCGGGTCGGTAAGCAATTCCGCGAAGTGGCCATTGCCAAGGTGGAAAACCCCACCCTCGAACGCTGGCTGGAGCCGAAAATCCGCTCCATGATGCGTGATGAGATCACCCGCCGCGGGCAGCTTGTCTGGGCAGACAAGTCCAAGGCCGAAGCACTTTTCAATATCAGGATTATCGAACTTTCCGACGGCAGCCGCATTCTCGGTGATCAGGACGTAACCCTGAAATACGACATGACTCTCAGAGTAGAGATGAAAGTCAACAGCGCAAATGACGGTTCCCTGATCTGGAGTTCCGGACCGCTGGAAGTTACCGAGTCCTATTACACCGGCGAAGAAGATGCGACCCAGCAGTTGGTCACCAAGCTCATGGTGCGTCGCTTGGTGGATAGAATGAATCAGGCTTACTAAGAAACTCCAAACTAAAACTTGACCCCACTATTAAAACGTTTTGGGATTCTTAAACCCTTTTGGAAAAGGGTTTAAGGCCCCCGGCAGGGCCGCCGGAGGCTAACAAAGCACATATTTCGAAGCCAAGGTAATTAATGTCCAGACCCGGATACATGTTTCTTATCTGCCCGGATGCGGAACTGCTGCACGCCAATATTGCGGAGCAGCAGGAAAAGCACGGGGCTACTGATTACGAAAAAAAAGTATACTGGGCGGACGAAGACCTGCCCCAGACTTTCTGGGACGACCTCACTTTACAGACTCTTTTCGGCTCCAGTAAAGTTATTGTCCTGCGCCGTGCGCACAAGCTAAAGGTCGCGGTCTGGAAAAATATCGATAAAGCCGTAGCTTCCCTTTCAAGCTCCTCCTTTCTTTTTATCTGCCTTGAAGGGCAATGGAAAAGCAAAACCGCCCCGGTTCCGGCAGTACTGAAAAAACGCCAATGCTGGAAATTTGCCGAAAAGCAGAAATGGTTCTGGAAATCCGCAGGGCTGGACCAGAAATCCATTTCCGGCTTTGTGGGTAAATGGGCCAAAGCCAACGGCCTGCATATCGACAGCCCCGTGCTGAACGCCCTTTCGCAGGCCCTGCCCAAGGACGCACGGGCCGCACGGCTGGAGCTGGACAAGCTGGACCTTGCTGCCGGACCGGACCGCAAAATCCTCATGGAACATGTGACACTCATCGCCCATTCCGAGGAAATGGACTTTTTCGCTTTCATGCGCTCCATGTCCGAGGGCGGCGACCCGGTTGAAATCTGGCGTCGGGTACTGACCAACCACAGCGAAAAGGATTCCATGATCTTCATGCTTACCGCATCCCTGACCCGCGAGGCCCGCGCTTTGTGGATGATGATTCATGGTGAAGATTCCGAAGTACGCTTGCCTCCCTTCGTGAAGAAGCAGAAACAGGGACTTGCCCAGCGGTTGGGACCGGCCCGCATTGCGAGGCTTTTTGACATTGTCATGGAAGCCGAAATCGGCATCAAGACCGGTCAGCGCAAGCCGGAGCAGGCCCTTGAACTGCTGGTGGCTTCCCTGACATCGCTGTTCGCTCCCCCGCAGCGCAGACGCTGATTTAATCAAGAGACAAATTTCAAAACCGTGTAAAAAGATCATTTTTGCACGGTTTTTGTGTTTTTGAACCCATTTTACATCATTTTGCATGTTAAACAGGTTGCTTTGCACCTGCATCCGGTTTATTCCTCCAAGAAGGAAATCCGTCCGCCGCAGACTCATACTTTTATCTGAATCCGGACAGGTACGGAGCTGTACTACTTGCCAATACATACTTACTATTTATTATGAAGGATAAACCTCATTACCACGGCCACCGCCAGCGGTTGAAAGAAAAACTCGGCAAAGACTCAAAAAATCTGGCCGACTATGAAATTCTGGAGCTGGTGCTTGGGCAGGTGCTGCCCCGGCAGGACACTAAACCGCTGGCCAAGGAATTGCTGGCGGAATTCGGCACCCTTGGCGGAGTGTTTCATGCACCGGATGAGCAGCTCAAGAAGTTCAAGGGCATCGGGCCGGGGGTTTTAATATTTTTCACGCTCATGCGTGAATTCTGGACCAGAATTGCCGAAGAGCCACTGAAGAATAAGGAAACGCTTTCTTCTGCAGAGGCCGTCCGCAAGGCTGCTATGGCCCGCATAGGCAATCTGTCCAAAGAGGAATTCTGGATTGCACTGGTCAACAACCAGAACAAAGTGATATGCTGGGAGAGGCTGTCGGAAGGCACAGTGGACAAGACCGCAGTATATCCGCGCGAAATTGTGGCACTGACCCTGCGCCACGATGCCAGCGGAGTGATCCTGAGTCATAATCATCCCGGAGGCAATCCGGCTCCGTCACCGGAAGATAAACAGATGACAATGGAGATAGCCGCACTCTGTCAGGACATGGGAATCCGTCTGCTCGATCACGTTATCGTGACCGCGGACAGATTCCACAGCTTCAAGGAAGCAGGATATTTGTAGTTCACCTCAACTTGAAAGGAGGGTCCTATGATCAGAAGCTATCATTGTGTTGTTACCGGCAAGGTGCAGGGAGTATTCTTCCGTGCATGGGTCAATGATCAGGCTGCGGCTCTCGGCCTCTACGGCTGGGTACGTAACCTTGATGAAGGCAGGGTGGAAGTACTGCTGCAGGGCGATGAAACAAAAGTCGCTGAAATGAGAACCCGGCTGCTGGTCGGTCCGCCCCTTTCGCAGGTCGCAGACGTGAAATGCGAATGGATGGATTACGACACCGAGCATAAGGGATTTGAAATTCGCTGATAAAGCGCATCAATTGACTGACAAGCTATCCGGCTCCGTCCCGACTATTAAGGAGCCGGATATTTAATGCTTTTTAAATAGAGAAAACAACCACTTCTGAACGAAAGGATTTTGCGTTGAAGAAAAAAAAATCACCTATCAAACCGCTCAAGCTGAACAAGAAAGACAAGGCCGAAGTTCAGAAAAAAGCGCAACAGGAACCACAGCAGGACGCCGGAAATGATCAGGGTTTGAACAAGCCCCCGGTTTCTCCGCTGAATGTGCTGCATGATGCCGCCGACCTGCTCGATGACGCAGGGAGCATCCCCGAGGATGCTTATGTGGATATCCCCACCACCCTTCCGGTACTGGCCGTGCGCGATATCGTTGTCTTCAACTACATGATCCTGCCCCTTTTCGTAGGCCGGGAAAAGTCCGTCAATGCCGTGGAAGCGGCCATGACCGGAAACCGCTACGTCATGGTCCTGACCCAGAAAGACGAAGCCGTTGAAAACCCCGAACACGAAGACCTCTACCTGACCGGGACCGTGTGCATGATCATGCGCATGCTCAAGATGCCCGACGGCCGCCTCAAAGTGCTGGTGCAGGGCGTCTCCCGCGCACGGGTAAAAAGATTTATCGGCTCCGAGCCTTTCCATATCGCGGAGATTGAGGCCATTCCTGAAGCGGAATCAGGCGAGCTTGATGCCACTCAGGAAGCACTGGTCCGCTCCTCCCGCGAGCAGAGCGAAAAAATCCTGACCCTGCGCGGCATTTCTTCCGCCGACATCATGTCCGTACTCAACAATGTTGATGAACCGGGACGTCTTGCGGACCTGATCGCTTCCAACCTGCGCATGAAGGTCGATGTGGCCCAGTCCATCCTTGAATGCGGTGAGCCTGTTGAGCGGCTGACGCTGGTCAACACCCAGCTGACGCAGGAAGTGGAAGTGGCCTCCATGCAGAATAAAATCCAGTCCATGGCCAAGGAAGGAATGGACAAGGCCCAGAAAGATTTCTACCTGCGCGAACAGCTCAAAGCCATTAAAAAAGAACTCGGTGAATCAACTGACGAAGCCGAGGAAGCCGAAGAAATCCGCGCAGCCATTGCCAAGGCAAAAATGCCCAAGGAAGTGCGCAAGGAAGCGGAAAAGCAACTCCGCCGCCTTGAAGCCATGCACCCGGAAGCATCCGAGGCAACTGTCATCCGCACCTATCTGGACTGGATGATTGAAATCCCGTGGACCAAACAGTCCCGCGACCGCCTCGACATCATCGAAGCCAAAAAAATTCTCGATGAAGACCACTACGATCTTGAAAAGGTCAAGGAACGCATCCTTGAATACTTGAGTGTACGCAAGCTGAATCCGTCCATGAAAGGCCCCATCCTTTGCTTTGTGGGCCCCCCCGGTGTCGGTAAAACTTCACTGGGCCGCTCCATTGCGCGCAGCCTGAAGCGTAAGTTCCACCGCATGTCGCTGGGCGGTATGCGTGATGAAGCCGAGATCCGAGGTCACCGCCGCACCTACATCGGCTCCATGCCCGGACGTATCATTCAGGGCATCAAGCAGTGCGGCACCCGCAACCCGGTGATCATGCTTGACGAAATCGACAAGCTCGGTTCCGATTTCCGTGGCGATCCTTCCTCCGCCCTGCTGGAAGTGCTGGACCCGGAACAAAACAATTCCTTCACCGACCATTACCTGAACGTGCCCTACGACCTTTCCAAGGTTATGTTCATCTGCACCGCAAACGTGCTGGATTCCATCCCCCGCCCCCTGCTGGACCGCATGGAAGTCATCCGCATTCCCGGCTACACCGAATATGACAAGGTCAATATTGCCAAACGTTATATTCTCGGCCGCCAGTGCAAAGAAAACGGTCTTAAAGAAGATGAAATGATCATGGAAGATGAAATCATCGCCAAGATCATTAAAGAATACACCCGTGAAGCAGGGCTGCGTAACCTTGAACGCGAAGTTGGCTCTGTTTGCCGTAAGCTTGCCCGTAAAAAGGCAGAAGGTGAAAAAGGCCCCTTTGAAGTCACCGCTGACAACCTGCACAAATATCTCGGCATTCCCAAACATCTTGAAGATGAAAAGGAAAACGAACTGCCCGCGGGTGTAGCATTGGGCCTCGCATGGACCCCTGTAGGCGGCACCGTGCTGCACGTTGAGGTCTCCGCCATGCCCGGCAAGGGCAAACAGCTGCTCACCGGACAGCTCGGCGATGTGATGAAGGAATCCGCACAGGCTGCGGTATCCTTTGCCCGCCGCCATGCCGATGAATACGGTATCAGCTCCAAGTTCCACGAGGAGCAGGACCTGCACATCCACGTGCCTGACGGAGCAACCCCCAAGGACGGCCCTTCCGCAGGCGTGACCCTTGTCACCGCCCTTGTTTCCGCCCTGACCGGAGTCCCGGCCAACCCGGAACTGGCCATGACCGGTGAAATCTCCCTGCGCGGACGCGTACTGCCCGTGGGCGGCATCAAGGAAAAAATCCTCGCCGCCGTATCTCTGGGCATGAAACGGGTCCTGATTCCCTCCCAGAACCAGAAGGACCTTGAGGACATCCCTGAAGAACTGCTGGCAAAAATCGAAATCACCCCCATCGAACGGATTGATGAGATCTGGCCCATTGCCAAGGCCAAGTAGTCTGACCGGACAATAGAAAAATAAAGGCCCGCAAGCAAAATCACTTGCGGGCCTTTTCGTTTCAAATGAAAACAAACCATTATGAGACCATTTTAATGAATACCGGAAAACAAACAGAATCGATAAAAAGTTCTTTGGCTGGCGTAACGCCGATGCATAAAGTTCTCAGCGGGGCTTTTATTATCAGTTTTTCTGCTGTGTGGGTCGGTATAGCGGATGTCCCGGCAACAACATCCGGTTTTTACCGGGTATTTTTCGGATCATTATTTTTATTTATAGCTGCTGCTTTTTCGGGAGAGTTAAAACAGATAAACCTGAAACAGGTAGTGCCGTACAGTGTCTGCGGTTTTTTATTCGCGTTGGACTTGTACTTCTGGCATGAAAGCATCCTTTTGGTCGGGCCGGGACTGGCAACGATTTTAGGTAATTGTCAGGTTTTTATCATGGCTTTGTGCGGAGTTATATTTTTGGGAGAAAGACTTACCGCAAGGTTTGTTTTCTCTTTACCCGTGGCTATTTTCGGCCTGCTGCTCCTGATCGGCTTTAATTGGTCAGAACTTTCTGAGCCATCAATGAAAGGCATCATTTACGGACTACTGACCGCATTCTGCTATGCTTTATTTATGCTGACATTACGAAGAATCCAAGGCCGCTCAGCATCGGACCTAACTTTCTCACCGCTGCTTTTTGTGTCTGCCTTCTGTGCTGCTTTTCTGGCTATCGTATTATTTTTAACCGACACCTCTTTTGTAATTCCAGACCTGAAATCCTTTGGCTCATTGCTTACGCTGGGCCTGTTCAGTCAGGCTGCAGGCTGGATAATGATAGCTACTGCCATGCCCAGAATTCCAGCCTCCATCACCGGGCTGGTGCTTCTGCTGCAGCCGTTTCTATCATTTCTCTGGGATGTTCTGATTTTTTACCGCCCCACAACACATATCCATTGGCTGGGTGTTTTTGTTACCCTTTCAGCAATATATCTGGGTGCATCGGGGAAAAAGAGCTGATATTACAACATGTCTTCCCAGAGCGGAGATGAAAATATTCCATCTTCAGCAGCCTCTTCGTATTGTAGAAAAAGCTCCCACGGCATGGCGAAGGTCAGATATTCAGGAGGTATTGTTTTACGGATATGCTTTCTGGCCGCAAGGTCTGTAAGCCCCAGAACAGGACGGGGAATATCAGCCGCCGCCTGCTGGAAAACATACGCTCCGATCATCTGGCATGCTGCTCCCTGAGGAGCCATTATATCCAGCAGACCATCCCTGACAGAGCCGGCCAGAGTGATAAGTGCTGACAATTGCAAAGGGTTTACTACAAAAACAACTGAAGCCGGAACTTCACCATCTGTAACTTCGGAAAGCGGTTTCAAGACTCTGAATTCTTCTTTGAAATCATATTCAGGCAGCTCTTCGGTCATCCAGCGGCGTGCCTTCCCCGGCGAAGCATGAAATCTCTCACCCACAGTAAGCTTGTTGACCATATGTTTGGGAGCATGCTTTACCGCCTCAGCATAGGCATCAGGGTCTTTGGCTGAATCGATCCCTTTGGAAAAAAAAGCCTCAAAAACATCAAGTCCGCCCATAACAGAAGGATATACAGATCCTAGACCCAGCCCCACTGAAGCACCGGGGCACCCATATGTGTTTCTATCAAAAACAGCTGTCTTAGCATGTGCTGCCACTTGTGCGAACATAGTCATTATGCAGACATACTTTCCTTCCTTGGGTTGTATGGCACCATCAGGGCGTTCATCAGAAGTCAACAGGGCAACCGGGTGCATCTCCGGGCTTAAGTGCTTTGCGATTATACTTTCCATTTATCTCTCCATTCTAAATAACTTATCATATCTTTTGAACAACTGAATTTAAACCAACATTTATATTCATAGATAAAATGCAAACATTACTCAAAGATGATCTGAATATTACAACCACGGAATAATCAATCAGCTTTCATCCTGACAAAATTCAAGAGAAATATTTTTCATAACTCCCCCCCCAACCTTGCCATCTCTCCATCCGTACTTATATGTAGCCCAGACATTGCCCCGCCTGACAATTTGGGCTATGCAATTTTTCGCAACAGATATTTCAAAGCACGGAGTAAATATAAATGCCTATTTTCGAATATAAATGTGCTGACTGCGGCAATGAGTTCGAGGAGCTGGTTTTCAACCGCGACGAATGCCCTCCCTGCCCGGCCTGTAAATCCGAACAGACCGAAAAACTCATGTCCGCATGCAAGTTCAAAACAGGCGGCGGAGCACCTGATATGGGTGATTTCGGAGCAGCTCCCGCTCCGGCAGCTTCTTCCAGCAGCAGCGGTTGTGCCGGATGTTCCGGCGGCGACTGTTCTTCCTGTGGCAGTTAAGCAACAATAAATTTCAATACAAACGGCGGAACAATGAGAAAAATCACTATCGCAACCCGTGGCAGCAAACTTGCCCTCTGGCAGGCCAACCATATTTCCGACCTTCTGCGTGAAGAGTACCCCGGAATCGAAGTTCAACTGCTCAAGATTAAAACCAAGGGCGACAAAATTCTGGACGTTCCGCTGGCAAAAGTGGGCGGCAAAGGTCTTTTCGTAAAGGAAATCGAAGAAGCACTGCTTGATGGCCGCGCCGACCTCGCTGTGCACAGCATGAAGGACGTTCCCACAGAACTTCCCGAAGGTCTTGAAGTAGGCATCATTCCTCCGCGTGAGGCAGAAACCGACACCCTGCTTTCCGTAAAATACAACTCCCTTAAGGATCTGCCCGCAGGTGCCGTTGTGGGCACCAGCAGCCTGCGCCGCCAGTCTCAGGTGTTGTCCCTGCGCGATGATCTTAAAATCGAATCCCTGCGCGGCAACCTCGACACCCGCGTAAACAAGCTGCTCAACGGCGAATTTGACGCCATTGTGGTTGCCACCGCCGGACTGAACAGACTCAAACTTTCCGCCCCCAAAAGCGAAATCCTCGGTCCCCCGACCTTCCTGCCCGCAGTGGCACAGGGCGCGCTGGGCATCGAATACCGCATCGAAGACACCGAAATTCAGGACATCCTCGCCTTCCTGCATGATGAAATGACCGCCCGTCAGGTCAAAGCCGAACGCGGTTTCCTGACCGGACTGGACGGCGGTTGTCAGGTGCCCATCGCAGCATGGTCCCAGCTTGACGGCGATCAGGTTAAACTGACCGGATTCGTTGCCGACATTGACGGCTCCAGCCCCATCTGCATGGAAAAGAGCGGACCTGCTGACGATGCATGGGACATCGGCATGGCTCTAGCCGAAGAAGTGCTGGCCGCAGGAGCAAAAGAAATTCTCGATCGCGTTTATGATAAGTGCTAGCTAGGCAAGACACCTCCGGTGGCCCTGCCGGGGGCCTTAAACCCTTTTGAAAAAAGGGTTTAAGAATCCCAAAACCTTTCAGTATGCTTCGCATATAGTTTGGAAAGGCTACATAAAACCAAAAGACCTTAATATCTTTCGAGATATTAAGGTCTTTTTAATATATTTCTTTTTTTTGAATTAAGCCCCTAAAGTTAACTCCTCAGCCGCCGATAAGAACATAAACAGGAATCATGTTCTTTTAAAAACTTCATTTATAACTTCCAGGGACGGAGGTATAAGATGTCAAACGCACCCGAATTAAACAAGGTTGCACAGGTACCGCCCGCTAGGGACGAAGATCTGGCTAACTCCATGAAAGATCTGCGGAAGAAGAGACTGGAGAGAAAGGCGTATGGGGACCCGGATATGCACCGGGAACTGGTGAAGATTGTATCCTCGCCCGTGTACAACGCCAATGCGGAACTTATTCAGGCTGTTACATCCAGCCGGGGTTCTGCATAAGAAGCCGGGCATTAAAATATTTCCATAAAAGGAATCGCCAATTCCTCCTCATAAAAAAGAAGGGCGCAGTTCTCCGGAGAACTGCGCCCTTTGTTGTTTTACTTTCAATCAGGCAACTATACTATCCGCAGCCGTGCCACGCCTGCCTCATGAGCTTTGACTTCGCCTACATGAACAGCCAGATCACCGGCCTCCAACAACATGTCTGTGGCCTGCTGCTGCTGTTCTTCACGAACAGCCAGAATCAGTCCGCCGGATGTCTGGGCATCAAAAACAAGATCGGTCTTGATGGAGTCCGCATCAGCTGCGGCCTGCACCTGTGAACTGCAATAATTGCGGTTGGCAAAGCTGCCCGCCGGGATCATGCCCATGGAAGCCAGTTCCAGAACATCATCCATGAACGGCACCTTATCCAGCCAGAGTTCCACGGCCACATTTGAGGCATCGGCCATTTCCAGCACATGCCCGCCAAGGCCGAATCCGGTTACATCCGTTGCACCCTTGAGGCCCAGCTCACGGATAACCTTACCGCCCGCGCTGTTCAGCTTGGAGGACCATTTATAAACATCTTCTTCAAATTTCTTGGCACCTTCCCAATCAGCCTTCAAAGCCGTAGCCAGCACCCCGGTTCCCAGCGGCTTGGTCAGCAGCAGCTGGTCGCCTTCGCGCAAGCCCTTGTTGGAAGCAAAACCGTCCGGTTCAACCATTCCGGTTACCGAAAGCCCGTACTTGATTTCATCGTCTTCCACGCTGTGCCCGCCGGCCAGCACGGCCCCGGATTCAAGGATTTTATCCATGCCGCCTTTGAGAATCTCGCGCAGGATTTCCGGTCCCATTTCTTTCATGGGGTAGCAGACAATATTCATGGCGGTCCAGGGTTCGCCGCCCATGGAGTAAACATCGGAAAGGGAATTGGCCGCAGCAATCTGCCCGAACCAGTAAGGATCATTTACCACCGGGGTAAAAAAGTCCAAGGTCTGGACCAGTGCTTTGCCCGCAGGAAAAGAGACTATGGCGGAATCCTCGTTTCCGCCCAGCCCGGTAAGAAGGCGCGCATCCTCCACGGCCAAACCGCACAAAACCTGCTCCAGGTCCCCCGGAGCGATCTTGGCTGCTCAACCGGCTGCTTTAACAGTCTTTACCAATTCTTTCGGCATAATATTGTCCTATTTGCCTTCGGCGACCCTGCCGGGGGCCTTAAACCCTTTTTGAAAAAAGGGTTTAAGAATCCCAAAAACTTTTAATAGTTTTAGTCATACCTTGTGAACGTATGACAATCTTCCAGACAAAGATGCGAAGCATAATAAAAAGTTTAGGAGAGTCCAGAGAACCCTTTCCAAAGGGTTCTTTGGCCGCCGGAGGCACTCTTAACCTCCCGGGTTAACCCCGGCAGCGTCGTACGTTGCCATTTCATTAAAAATATTTGCGGCTGCACGCAGCATGAACATGGACAGTGCCGCGCCTGAGCCTTCACCAAGCCTCATATCGAGATGCAAAAGCGGCCTGCGCCCAAGAGCCTTGATTACTTTCGCATAACCCGGTTCGGCTGAAGCATGGCTGAGTACGCAATACCCGCCCACTGCCGGACATATCTGCGCAGCGGCAGCGTAGGCTGCGGTGGAAATAAATCCATCGATGCAGATCATCTGTTTATTCTTTGCCCCGCCTATGATCAGCCCTGCCAAAGCGGCAATTTCATACCCGCCCAGCGCAGACAGAATAGCAAAAGAATCTGAAGAACGCACGGCGTCAGCATTCGCCTTTAAAGCCCGGCGCACAACTTCAGTTTTGCGCAGCACCCCCTCGGAATCAATTCCGCCGCCCGGCCCGGTGATGTCTGCGGGATCGAGATCGAAATATGCACAATAGAGGGCTGTGGAGGGCGTTGTGTTGGAGACTCCCATTTCTCCGGTCCCAAGGACTTTGATACCTTGAGCGTGAGCCTCGTCAGCAAGGTCGATGCCCAGAGCCATGGCCCGCAGGCAGCAACCCTCGTCCATGGCCGGACCTTTAGAAATATTGTCAGTGCCGCAGGCCACCCTGCGCTGAATCAGGTTGGGATGTTCGGGGAAAGGGCCACCCTTGCACCCGGCATCGACCACCATCAGCTCCACCCCGGAGGTACGGGCCAGTACGTTGATCCCCGCTCCACCGGCCAGAAAGTTTTCCACCATCTGACGGGTAACTTCCTGCGGAAAGTAGCTGACGTCCTCCTCGTTGACCCCGTGATCCCCGGCAATGGTGTAAATACGGGCCGGATCGGACTGGGGAGGATTGCCGCCGGAGGCAACGAACATCTTCACCGCAAGATCTTCCAGCCTGCCGAGGCTTCCAAGAGGTTTGGTCAGGTTGTCCAGATGAGCACGGGCCTGTGCTTCATAGGACGAATCCACGGGCTGCACAGCACTGACAACATGCTCTAGTCCTGCTCTGGAATATTCATTCATTATTTAAACCTCTTTTGGCGGCCCTGCTGTATTGAGAAACCATAAACGGGTATGCTAGAGTCCATTCCGTAATGAAAAAAATCTGTATTCTACATGCCAATTGTCAGGGTGAACCGCTTGAAGAACTGCTTCTGCTGAGTGAAGAATTCAGTTCCACCTACGATATCCACCAATTCACCAACTACACCCGCGATCACATCCCGGCAGAACTTATCGCCGCCTGCGACCTTTTTATATACCAGCCGCTACCGGCTGAGAACTGGGCAGAACTGGCATCGGATAAAATCATTTCACGCTTAAAGAGCAAGGCCCGCGCGATTGCTTTTCCGAGCATGTTTTTCAAGCATTACTGGCCGCTGTGGTCCAATGTACGCGGCTTCAATTACCGGGACATATTTCTTGATTCCCTGCTGGACCGGGACCTGAGCGAATCACAGGTGCTGCACCTGTTCATGAACACCAGGCTGACCAATATCTATGATTTCAAGGAGATCATGGACAGCTCGGAACAAATTGAACGGGACAAGGAACAACAGACCCCGGTTCGCTACGTGGACTGGGTTCTTGAAAACTACAGACAAAAACCAGTTTTCAAGACCATCAATCATCCGAATACAGAACTGCTGATCATCACCGCAAACACACTGCTGGAAGAACTGGGTATGGATCGGCTGCCGGAAAACAAGCTGGAAAATTTCCCGCCTCCGTTCCCTGAATTTGAACAACCCATCCATCCGCAGGTTGCCGAATACCTCGGTCTGGAATTCGGCGGCCCGGAGCAGCGTTACCACGTTTACGGCGCAGAACTCACCTTTGAAGAATACGTCATGCGCTACATCAAGTGCCGCAGAAACAATATTGAAGACTTCATCGGCTTTCTTATGGCCGCTGCGCGGATGGAGAAAGCCTGATCCTGTCTTATCCGTTCAGGTTCGGCGGCCCCATGACGATCATTTCAGCAAGGGTCAGGTCCACTTTGGGCATGGTTCTGATCTTATTGCCAAGCAGCCCCATCTCAAGGCCGACGAGTTCTTTGTAGAGCGGAGTGCGATCCACCACCGGCACATTATCCATATCCTTGG from Desulfovibrio sp. JC010 includes:
- the lptE gene encoding LPS assembly lipoprotein LptE, whose product is MVVVKSVKKLALLLCVVFAVSACGYHNSETEPNRVGKQFREVAIAKVENPTLERWLEPKIRSMMRDEITRRGQLVWADKSKAEALFNIRIIELSDGSRILGDQDVTLKYDMTLRVEMKVNSANDGSLIWSSGPLEVTESYYTGEEDATQQLVTKLMVRRLVDRMNQAY
- the lon gene encoding endopeptidase La, whose product is MKKKKSPIKPLKLNKKDKAEVQKKAQQEPQQDAGNDQGLNKPPVSPLNVLHDAADLLDDAGSIPEDAYVDIPTTLPVLAVRDIVVFNYMILPLFVGREKSVNAVEAAMTGNRYVMVLTQKDEAVENPEHEDLYLTGTVCMIMRMLKMPDGRLKVLVQGVSRARVKRFIGSEPFHIAEIEAIPEAESGELDATQEALVRSSREQSEKILTLRGISSADIMSVLNNVDEPGRLADLIASNLRMKVDVAQSILECGEPVERLTLVNTQLTQEVEVASMQNKIQSMAKEGMDKAQKDFYLREQLKAIKKELGESTDEAEEAEEIRAAIAKAKMPKEVRKEAEKQLRRLEAMHPEASEATVIRTYLDWMIEIPWTKQSRDRLDIIEAKKILDEDHYDLEKVKERILEYLSVRKLNPSMKGPILCFVGPPGVGKTSLGRSIARSLKRKFHRMSLGGMRDEAEIRGHRRTYIGSMPGRIIQGIKQCGTRNPVIMLDEIDKLGSDFRGDPSSALLEVLDPEQNNSFTDHYLNVPYDLSKVMFICTANVLDSIPRPLLDRMEVIRIPGYTEYDKVNIAKRYILGRQCKENGLKEDEMIMEDEIIAKIIKEYTREAGLRNLEREVGSVCRKLARKKAEGEKGPFEVTADNLHKYLGIPKHLEDEKENELPAGVALGLAWTPVGGTVLHVEVSAMPGKGKQLLTGQLGDVMKESAQAAVSFARRHADEYGISSKFHEEQDLHIHVPDGATPKDGPSAGVTLVTALVSALTGVPANPELAMTGEISLRGRVLPVGGIKEKILAAVSLGMKRVLIPSQNQKDLEDIPEELLAKIEITPIERIDEIWPIAKAK
- a CDS encoding DUF169 domain-containing protein — translated: MESIIAKHLSPEMHPVALLTSDERPDGAIQPKEGKYVCIMTMFAQVAAHAKTAVFDRNTYGCPGASVGLGLGSVYPSVMGGLDVFEAFFSKGIDSAKDPDAYAEAVKHAPKHMVNKLTVGERFHASPGKARRWMTEELPEYDFKEEFRVLKPLSEVTDGEVPASVVFVVNPLQLSALITLAGSVRDGLLDIMAPQGAACQMIGAYVFQQAAADIPRPVLGLTDLAARKHIRKTIPPEYLTFAMPWELFLQYEEAAEDGIFSSPLWEDML
- the radC gene encoding DNA repair protein RadC, which gives rise to MKDKPHYHGHRQRLKEKLGKDSKNLADYEILELVLGQVLPRQDTKPLAKELLAEFGTLGGVFHAPDEQLKKFKGIGPGVLIFFTLMREFWTRIAEEPLKNKETLSSAEAVRKAAMARIGNLSKEEFWIALVNNQNKVICWERLSEGTVDKTAVYPREIVALTLRHDASGVILSHNHPGGNPAPSPEDKQMTMEIAALCQDMGIRLLDHVIVTADRFHSFKEAGYL
- a CDS encoding acylphosphatase, with protein sequence MIRSYHCVVTGKVQGVFFRAWVNDQAAALGLYGWVRNLDEGRVEVLLQGDETKVAEMRTRLLVGPPLSQVADVKCEWMDYDTEHKGFEIR
- the holA gene encoding DNA polymerase III subunit delta — encoded protein: MSRPGYMFLICPDAELLHANIAEQQEKHGATDYEKKVYWADEDLPQTFWDDLTLQTLFGSSKVIVLRRAHKLKVAVWKNIDKAVASLSSSSFLFICLEGQWKSKTAPVPAVLKKRQCWKFAEKQKWFWKSAGLDQKSISGFVGKWAKANGLHIDSPVLNALSQALPKDARAARLELDKLDLAAGPDRKILMEHVTLIAHSEEMDFFAFMRSMSEGGDPVEIWRRVLTNHSEKDSMIFMLTASLTREARALWMMIHGEDSEVRLPPFVKKQKQGLAQRLGPARIARLFDIVMEAEIGIKTGQRKPEQALELLVASLTSLFAPPQRRR
- a CDS encoding DMT family transporter, translated to MNTGKQTESIKSSLAGVTPMHKVLSGAFIISFSAVWVGIADVPATTSGFYRVFFGSLFLFIAAAFSGELKQINLKQVVPYSVCGFLFALDLYFWHESILLVGPGLATILGNCQVFIMALCGVIFLGERLTARFVFSLPVAIFGLLLLIGFNWSELSEPSMKGIIYGLLTAFCYALFMLTLRRIQGRSASDLTFSPLLFVSAFCAAFLAIVLFLTDTSFVIPDLKSFGSLLTLGLFSQAAGWIMIATAMPRIPASITGLVLLLQPFLSFLWDVLIFYRPTTHIHWLGVFVTLSAIYLGASGKKS